Proteins encoded by one window of Sphingosinicella sp. BN140058:
- a CDS encoding heavy metal translocating P-type ATPase: MTAQAEIKAAAAASRSLFSVPGMRCAGCIAKLENGLAPVAGIASARVNFTARQLIIDHDPDLDVPALKDAIAAIGFDAEPIRAGAALNEASESRDLLKATAVAGFAAMNVMLLSVSVWSGAEGATRDLFHALSALIAIPTVAYSGRPFFRSAWAALKNGRTNMDVPISIGVLLVTALSLFETLTSGPHAYFDGAVMLLFFLLVGRVLDSVMRDRARDGVTALLKQTAPGALIEQADGSSRWTDAQAIVPGSRMIVAAGARLAADGVIVCGESQLDRALITGESAAVKAGEGDEVLAGTLNLDAPLIVRVTAAGADTAIADIARLMEEAAQPRSRYVRIADRAARLYAPAVHMLAALSFVGWMIAGAGWHEALLIAAAVLIITCPCALGLAVPAAQIVAAAALMRAGVLVKDGSALERLAETDRALFDKTGTLTLGRPALENPEALPQEYKPVVLALARASRHPLSQALRQALEADGVAPAKLAALREEPGSGMIGLWNARPVRLGRSDGVAGAALSCAFVVDGEALVTLRFRDSLRPQAGETVDALQRLGLVSSIVSGDRADAVAPVARALHLTAQTGMQPQDKLDAIARLSGAGAKVLMVGDGLNDGPALAAGHVSMAPASASDVGQTAADAVFLGDSLAPVATAIKVARRTMRIVRQNFIVAIAYNAVAVPLALAGLVTPLVAALAMSGSSVIVVLNALRLRGAAR, translated from the coding sequence ATGACCGCACAGGCGGAGATCAAGGCCGCTGCGGCGGCTTCGCGGAGCCTGTTCTCGGTGCCCGGCATGCGCTGCGCCGGCTGCATCGCCAAGCTCGAGAACGGCCTCGCCCCGGTTGCGGGGATCGCCTCGGCGCGGGTCAACTTCACCGCGAGGCAGCTCATCATCGATCACGACCCCGATCTGGACGTACCGGCGCTGAAGGACGCGATCGCGGCGATCGGCTTCGATGCCGAGCCGATCCGCGCCGGTGCAGCGCTGAACGAGGCTTCCGAAAGCCGCGACCTGCTCAAGGCGACCGCCGTCGCGGGCTTTGCGGCCATGAACGTGATGCTGCTGTCGGTCTCGGTCTGGTCCGGCGCGGAGGGCGCCACCCGAGATCTCTTTCATGCACTTTCGGCGCTGATCGCGATCCCGACGGTCGCTTATTCCGGCCGCCCATTCTTCCGATCGGCCTGGGCCGCGCTGAAGAACGGGCGCACCAACATGGACGTGCCGATCTCGATCGGCGTGCTGCTGGTCACCGCCCTCAGCCTGTTCGAGACACTGACAAGCGGCCCGCATGCCTATTTCGACGGCGCGGTGATGCTGCTCTTCTTCCTGCTGGTCGGGCGTGTGCTCGACAGCGTGATGCGCGATCGCGCCCGCGACGGGGTCACCGCCCTGCTCAAGCAGACGGCGCCCGGCGCGCTGATCGAACAGGCCGACGGAAGCAGCCGCTGGACCGACGCGCAGGCCATCGTACCCGGCAGCCGGATGATCGTTGCCGCCGGCGCGCGGCTCGCGGCGGACGGCGTGATCGTGTGCGGCGAGAGCCAGCTCGACCGTGCGCTGATCACCGGCGAGAGCGCGGCGGTGAAGGCAGGCGAGGGCGATGAGGTGCTCGCCGGCACGCTCAACCTCGATGCGCCGCTGATCGTGCGGGTGACGGCGGCAGGTGCCGACACGGCGATCGCCGACATCGCCCGACTGATGGAGGAAGCGGCGCAGCCGCGCTCGCGCTACGTCCGGATCGCCGACCGTGCGGCGCGCCTGTATGCGCCGGCGGTGCACATGCTGGCGGCTTTGTCGTTCGTCGGCTGGATGATCGCCGGCGCCGGCTGGCACGAGGCCCTGCTGATCGCCGCGGCGGTGCTGATCATCACCTGCCCGTGCGCGCTCGGCCTTGCCGTGCCGGCGGCGCAGATCGTTGCGGCGGCGGCGTTGATGCGGGCCGGTGTGCTGGTCAAGGACGGCTCCGCGCTGGAGCGTCTCGCCGAGACCGACCGTGCCCTGTTCGACAAGACCGGGACGCTGACCCTCGGCCGGCCGGCGCTCGAAAATCCCGAAGCGCTGCCGCAGGAATACAAGCCGGTGGTGCTCGCGCTGGCGCGCGCGAGCCGCCATCCGCTCAGCCAGGCCTTGCGTCAGGCGCTCGAGGCGGACGGCGTCGCGCCGGCAAAGCTCGCGGCACTGCGGGAGGAGCCGGGCTCCGGGATGATCGGGCTCTGGAACGCGCGTCCGGTCCGGCTCGGCCGGTCCGACGGGGTTGCGGGCGCCGCGCTCAGCTGCGCGTTCGTCGTCGACGGAGAGGCATTGGTGACGCTGCGCTTCCGGGATTCGCTGCGGCCGCAGGCGGGCGAGACCGTGGACGCGCTGCAACGGCTCGGCCTCGTCTCCTCGATCGTGTCGGGCGATCGTGCCGATGCCGTCGCGCCGGTCGCGCGGGCGCTTCACCTCACCGCGCAGACGGGAATGCAGCCGCAGGACAAATTGGACGCGATCGCGCGGCTGTCCGGCGCCGGCGCCAAGGTGCTGATGGTCGGCGACGGTCTGAACGACGGGCCCGCGCTCGCCGCCGGCCATGTGTCGATGGCGCCGGCCTCGGCGAGCGACGTCGGCCAGACCGCCGCCGACGCGGTGTTCCTCGGCGACAGCCTGGCGCCCGTGGCGACCGCGATCAAGGTCGCGCGGCGGACGATGCGGATCGTGCGGCAGAACTTCATCGTCGCCATCGCCTATAATGCGGTCGCCGTGCCGCTCGCGCTCGCCGGTCTGGTCACGCCCCTGGTTGCCGCGCTGGCGATGTCGGGCTCCTCCGTTATCGTCGTCCTGAACGCACTTCGTCTCAGGGGAGCCGCCCGATGA
- the ccoO gene encoding cytochrome-c oxidase, cbb3-type subunit II, with protein sequence MATKFLDHGRLERNVTLLGVLAFLTVAIGGIVEIAPLFWIDSTIEKVEGVRPYTPLELAGRNIYIREGCSGCHSQMIRPFRDETERYGHYSLAAESMYDHPFQWGSKRTGPDLARVGGRYSDEWHVTHLKDPRAVVPESIMPAYAFLAERELKAGDMRQDLTALSRVGVPYDQAAIAAANDDLRNQADPDADTKALTARYPKSQVRDFDGDPSRLTEMDALVAYLQMLGTLVDFEAAAPQEKEAAK encoded by the coding sequence AACCAAGTTCCTCGACCACGGGCGGCTGGAGCGCAACGTCACCCTTCTGGGCGTGCTCGCGTTCCTCACCGTCGCGATCGGCGGCATCGTCGAGATCGCGCCGCTCTTCTGGATCGACTCGACGATCGAGAAAGTGGAGGGGGTGCGCCCCTACACGCCGCTCGAGCTCGCCGGCCGCAACATCTACATCCGCGAAGGCTGTTCGGGCTGCCACAGCCAGATGATCCGGCCGTTCCGGGACGAAACCGAGCGCTACGGCCATTACAGCCTCGCCGCCGAGAGCATGTACGACCATCCGTTCCAGTGGGGCTCCAAGCGCACCGGGCCCGATCTCGCCCGCGTCGGCGGCCGCTATTCGGACGAGTGGCACGTCACCCACCTCAAGGATCCGCGGGCGGTGGTGCCGGAATCGATCATGCCGGCCTACGCCTTTCTGGCCGAGCGGGAGCTCAAAGCCGGGGACATGCGCCAGGATCTGACCGCGCTGTCGCGGGTCGGCGTTCCCTACGACCAGGCGGCGATCGCGGCGGCCAATGACGATCTCAGAAATCAGGCCGATCCGGATGCCGACACCAAGGCGCTGACCGCCCGCTACCCCAAGTCGCAAGTGCGCGACTTCGATGGCGATCCGTCGCGGCTGACCGAGATGGATGCGCTCGTCGCCTATCTGCAGATGCTCGGCACCCTGGTCGATTTCGAGGCGGCCGCACCGCAAGAAAAGGAGGCAGCGAAATGA
- the hemN gene encoding oxygen-independent coproporphyrinogen III oxidase: protein MSWTYHPELLARPVPRYTSYPTAAEFHDRIAPADMVAALGSVAPDADISLYLHIPYCHEICWYCGCNTGAANRSQRLESYLGALRAEIDLVAAALGGRGRIGRIAFGGGSPNALSPAQFAGLLGQVRAAFDAGVAPVSIELDPRTLTDPWFAAVAEAGIAKASLGVQTLDPAVQAAIGRVQPEALIRRTVDGLRRSGVRSINFDLMYGLPGQGLPELRATLEASAEMAPERIALFGYAHVPHMIPRQKRIDGSRLPDVGTRFLQAEFGHVFLTAGGYQAIGFDHFALPGDAIAVAAREGTLARNFQGFTEDDAEILIGLGASAISQFPSLLVQNEKNSGRYRMLASGGSLPAARGVFRDRDDRARGRIIEALLCTGNADVGAYRTGDLVAQLAPFEARGLLSWHGTMLHLTEESRPYARAIAAAFDAYRHPEGRRFSSAI from the coding sequence ATGAGCTGGACCTATCATCCGGAACTGCTCGCCCGACCGGTGCCGCGCTACACCTCCTATCCGACTGCGGCCGAGTTCCACGACCGGATCGCGCCCGCGGACATGGTAGCGGCGCTCGGCAGCGTTGCGCCCGATGCCGACATCTCGCTCTACCTGCACATCCCCTATTGCCACGAAATCTGCTGGTATTGCGGTTGCAACACGGGCGCCGCCAATCGCAGCCAGCGGCTGGAGTCCTATCTCGGCGCGCTCCGCGCGGAGATCGATCTGGTCGCGGCCGCACTCGGCGGGCGCGGACGGATCGGCCGGATCGCGTTCGGCGGCGGCAGCCCCAATGCGCTGAGCCCCGCCCAGTTCGCCGGGCTGCTCGGACAGGTGCGCGCGGCGTTCGACGCCGGCGTGGCGCCGGTCTCGATCGAGCTCGATCCGCGGACCCTGACCGATCCATGGTTCGCCGCGGTCGCCGAGGCCGGGATCGCCAAAGCGAGCCTGGGGGTCCAGACCCTCGATCCGGCCGTGCAGGCGGCGATCGGGCGGGTGCAGCCGGAGGCGCTGATCCGCCGCACCGTGGACGGGCTGCGCCGGTCGGGAGTCCGCTCGATCAATTTCGACCTGATGTACGGTCTGCCCGGACAGGGGCTGCCGGAGCTTCGCGCAACGCTGGAGGCGAGTGCGGAGATGGCGCCCGAGCGGATCGCCTTGTTCGGCTATGCCCACGTGCCGCACATGATCCCGCGCCAGAAGCGGATCGACGGAAGCCGGCTCCCGGATGTCGGGACGCGCTTCCTTCAGGCGGAATTCGGGCACGTATTCCTGACTGCGGGCGGCTACCAGGCGATCGGCTTCGACCATTTCGCGTTGCCCGGCGACGCCATCGCCGTCGCGGCCCGGGAGGGGACACTCGCGCGCAATTTCCAGGGATTCACCGAGGACGATGCCGAGATCCTGATCGGGCTCGGCGCCAGCGCGATCAGCCAATTCCCGTCACTGCTGGTGCAGAACGAGAAGAATAGCGGCCGCTACCGGATGCTGGCCAGCGGCGGGAGCCTCCCCGCGGCCAGAGGCGTGTTCCGGGACCGGGACGACCGTGCGCGAGGGCGGATCATCGAAGCCCTGCTCTGCACCGGCAACGCCGATGTCGGCGCATACCGGACCGGAGATCTGGTCGCGCAGCTCGCGCCCTTCGAAGCGCGGGGCCTGCTCTCCTGGCACGGCACGATGCTCCATCTCACCGAGGAAAGCCGGCCGTACGCGCGTGCGATCGCAGCCGCCTTCGACGCCTATCGGCACCCCGAGGGGAGGCGGTTCAGCAGTGCGATCTAG
- a CDS encoding FixH family protein yields the protein MQRPFTGWHMTGILIAFFGVVIAVNLTMATFATRTFGGKVVENSYVASQNFNLWLKEARAQKALGWSHSIALDARRVLTVSISAAGAPLAGATLRGVARHPLGREAEVTLRFVSAGPGRYESDRPLPAGRWYLHLQAVHGRDEADFIESVQ from the coding sequence ATGCAACGGCCTTTTACCGGATGGCACATGACCGGCATCCTGATCGCCTTTTTCGGCGTCGTGATCGCGGTCAACCTGACGATGGCGACCTTCGCCACCCGCACCTTCGGCGGCAAGGTGGTGGAGAACAGCTATGTCGCAAGCCAGAATTTCAACCTCTGGCTGAAGGAAGCACGCGCGCAAAAGGCGCTCGGCTGGAGCCATTCCATCGCCCTCGACGCCCGCCGCGTGCTGACGGTCTCGATCTCTGCGGCCGGCGCCCCGCTGGCGGGGGCGACGCTGCGCGGGGTGGCGCGCCACCCGCTCGGCCGCGAGGCTGAAGTGACTCTGCGCTTCGTCTCGGCCGGCCCCGGCCGCTACGAGAGCGATCGTCCGCTTCCGGCCGGGCGCTGGTACCTGCACCTTCAGGCGGTGCACGGCCGGGACGAAGCCGACTTCATCGAGTCCGTGCAATGA
- the ccoG gene encoding cytochrome c oxidase accessory protein CcoG: protein MVSPSDLTGVTKPKSLYAKREPVFPKAVDGRFRRLKWAIMAITLTIYYVTPWLRWDRGAWAPDQAVLIDLAGRRFYMFGIEIWPHEFYYVAGLLIMAGVGLFLVTSAVGRAWCGYACPQTVWTDLFQHVDRLIDGDRNAQIRLQNAPWTASKIARRSLKYTVYLAISLATGGAWIFYFADAPTLARDFATGNAAFVAYATVAILTATTFLLAGFLREQVCIYMCPWPRIQTAMLDEKSLIVTYKDWRGEPRKRGTKKATLEDLKLGDCIDCNQCVAVCPTGIDIRNGPQVGCITCALCIDACDKVMAQVGRPRGLIDYATFEDAKAEKAGETPKPVLKTLLRPRTILYFALWAAIGLGMLFALGERTRLDISAQQQRNPVYVRLSDGTIRNAFTVKIRNMETRPRRFAIGLEGLSGATMWLETGARDRADRTVTAEVAPDALGKFRIFVIAPPGEETRDEFAFTVRALDPEGGSDSTKAVFERP from the coding sequence ATGGTCAGCCCGTCCGATCTCACCGGGGTCACCAAGCCCAAGAGCCTCTACGCCAAGCGCGAGCCGGTGTTTCCAAAGGCGGTCGACGGCCGCTTCCGGCGGCTGAAGTGGGCGATCATGGCGATCACGCTGACCATCTATTACGTCACGCCCTGGCTGCGCTGGGACCGCGGCGCCTGGGCACCCGATCAGGCGGTTCTGATCGACCTTGCCGGCCGCCGATTCTACATGTTCGGAATCGAGATCTGGCCGCACGAATTCTACTACGTCGCGGGCCTTCTGATCATGGCCGGGGTCGGCCTGTTTCTGGTCACCTCAGCGGTGGGACGCGCCTGGTGCGGCTATGCCTGTCCGCAGACGGTTTGGACCGATCTGTTCCAGCATGTCGATCGGCTGATCGATGGCGACCGCAATGCCCAGATCCGCCTTCAGAACGCGCCGTGGACCGCGTCCAAGATCGCCCGGCGGAGCCTCAAATACACAGTCTATCTCGCCATTTCGCTGGCGACGGGCGGCGCCTGGATCTTCTATTTCGCCGACGCGCCGACGCTGGCGCGTGACTTCGCCACCGGCAACGCCGCGTTCGTCGCCTATGCGACGGTCGCGATCCTCACCGCCACCACCTTCCTGCTCGCCGGCTTCCTGCGCGAACAAGTGTGCATCTACATGTGTCCGTGGCCGCGCATCCAGACCGCGATGCTCGACGAGAAGAGCCTGATCGTCACCTACAAGGACTGGCGCGGCGAGCCGCGCAAGCGCGGCACCAAGAAGGCGACGCTGGAGGATCTGAAGCTCGGCGACTGCATCGACTGCAACCAGTGCGTCGCGGTTTGCCCGACGGGCATCGACATCCGCAACGGGCCGCAGGTGGGCTGCATCACCTGCGCGCTCTGCATCGATGCTTGCGACAAGGTGATGGCGCAGGTCGGTCGCCCGCGTGGACTGATCGACTATGCGACGTTCGAGGACGCGAAAGCGGAAAAAGCGGGCGAGACGCCGAAGCCGGTGCTGAAGACGCTTCTGCGGCCGCGCACGATTCTCTACTTCGCCCTGTGGGCCGCGATCGGCCTCGGCATGCTGTTCGCACTCGGCGAGCGCACCCGCCTCGACATCAGTGCGCAGCAGCAGCGCAATCCCGTCTATGTGCGGCTGTCCGACGGCACCATCCGCAACGCCTTCACGGTCAAGATCCGCAACATGGAGACACGGCCCAGGCGCTTCGCGATCGGCCTCGAAGGCCTGTCGGGCGCCACCATGTGGCTCGAGACCGGCGCGCGCGACCGGGCCGACCGCACGGTCACGGCCGAGGTGGCCCCGGATGCCCTCGGGAAATTCCGTATATTCGTGATCGCCCCGCCGGGCGAAGAGACACGTGACGAATTCGCTTTCACCGTCCGGGCGCTCGATCCGGAAGGCGGCAGCGACAGCACCAAGGCCGTGTTCGAGCGGCCCTGA
- a CDS encoding cbb3-type cytochrome c oxidase subunit 3: MSYDSFRHFADSWGLVFMGLVYLAFTGWAFLPRNRGRNQAAATMIFKDSDHG, encoded by the coding sequence ATGAGCTACGACAGCTTCCGCCACTTCGCCGACAGCTGGGGCCTCGTGTTCATGGGCCTCGTCTATCTCGCCTTCACCGGCTGGGCTTTCCTGCCCCGCAATCGCGGCCGCAACCAGGCTGCCGCCACCATGATCTTCAAGGACAGCGACCATGGCTGA
- the ccoP gene encoding cytochrome-c oxidase, cbb3-type subunit III, with protein sequence MADDKKRIDVPTGTETMGHEWDGIEELNTPLPRWWLWSFYATIVWGLAFMVFYPAWPMLSSATKGTLGWTSRGQLEQELAAEQAKKAPVLKALAATPIEQLPNNPALLQAAVEGGRAAFRVNCVACHGSGAAGAKGYPNLNDDDWLWGGDLKAIEYTITHGTRQPDHDATRFSQMPAFGRDGMLKGDEIHDVAAYVRTISHQQKADAAARRGGAVFAQNCASCHGAGGEGNRAVGAPRLTDAIWLYGGDAETIQATVTNSRFGVMPKWGGRLDPATIKMLAAYVHSLGGGEGAAPVETAAK encoded by the coding sequence ATGGCTGACGACAAGAAGCGGATCGATGTCCCCACCGGCACCGAGACCATGGGCCACGAATGGGACGGAATCGAGGAGCTCAACACGCCGCTGCCGCGCTGGTGGCTTTGGAGCTTCTACGCGACCATCGTCTGGGGCCTGGCCTTCATGGTCTTCTACCCGGCCTGGCCGATGCTGAGCAGCGCCACCAAGGGCACGCTCGGCTGGACCAGCCGGGGCCAGCTCGAGCAGGAACTCGCGGCGGAGCAGGCCAAGAAGGCGCCGGTGCTGAAGGCGCTTGCGGCGACCCCGATCGAGCAATTGCCGAACAACCCGGCGCTGCTGCAGGCGGCGGTGGAGGGCGGCCGCGCCGCCTTCCGGGTCAATTGCGTCGCCTGCCACGGTTCGGGCGCGGCCGGCGCCAAGGGCTATCCCAACCTCAACGACGACGACTGGCTGTGGGGCGGGGACCTCAAGGCGATCGAATATACGATCACCCACGGTACCCGGCAGCCCGACCACGACGCCACCCGCTTCTCGCAGATGCCGGCCTTCGGCCGCGACGGGATGCTGAAGGGGGACGAGATACACGATGTCGCGGCCTACGTCCGGACGATCTCGCACCAGCAGAAAGCGGATGCCGCGGCACGCAGAGGCGGCGCGGTGTTCGCCCAGAATTGCGCCTCCTGTCACGGTGCCGGCGGCGAGGGCAATCGCGCGGTGGGTGCCCCCAGGCTGACCGACGCGATCTGGCTCTACGGGGGCGATGCCGAGACCATCCAGGCGACGGTCACCAACAGCCGCTTCGGAGTGATGCCGAAATGGGGCGGCCGGCTCGATCCGGCAACGATCAAGATGCTTGCAGCCTATGTCCATTCGCTGGGCGGCGGCGAGGGCGCGGCGCCTGTCGAAACGGCGGCGAAGTAA
- the ccoS gene encoding cbb3-type cytochrome oxidase assembly protein CcoS, with the protein MTGLVILIPIALLLGLSGLAAFFWAMKVGQFEDMDGAALRILIDDEAPLPGRNAGDAQ; encoded by the coding sequence ATGACCGGCCTCGTCATTCTCATTCCGATCGCCTTGCTGCTCGGCCTTTCAGGACTTGCCGCCTTTTTCTGGGCGATGAAGGTCGGGCAGTTCGAGGACATGGACGGGGCCGCGCTTCGAATCCTCATCGACGACGAAGCGCCGCTGCCCGGCCGCAATGCGGGAGACGCCCAATGA